The proteins below come from a single Dehalococcoidia bacterium genomic window:
- a CDS encoding BMC domain-containing protein: MGGSLGLIETRGLVAAIEAADAMVKAANVELVGRAQVGAGLITVIVRGDVGAVKAATDAGAMAAERVGEVVSVHVIPRPHPELASLLTSVGRDGID, encoded by the coding sequence ATGGGCGGTTCCCTTGGACTGATCGAGACACGCGGGCTAGTGGCGGCGATCGAGGCTGCTGACGCTATGGTCAAAGCAGCGAATGTCGAACTAGTCGGTCGTGCGCAGGTCGGCGCAGGCTTGATTACGGTCATCGTGCGCGGCGATGTCGGCGCCGTCAAGGCCGCCACCGACGCGGGCGCAATGGCGGCCGAGCGGGTCGGCGAAGTGGTCTCGGTTCACGTCATCCCGCGTCCCCATCCTGAGCTTGCCAGCCTGCTCACGTCGGTTGGCCGCGACGGCATCGACTAA
- a CDS encoding BMC domain-containing protein produces the protein MQERSGFQLRTFAFIDRMQPQYAAFMGTMMNGDMPTAGQAELYVEVAPGNAIYRIADIALKSADVRPGMQLVERQFGILELHARSQEAIRSAAAAMLQDLGLTEEDRLAAQIVSSQVISNVDPYQAQLVNQMRRGSMIVPGEAMLVMEIAPAGYACIAANEAEKAADIKLVSISSIGPAGRIIVSGTESQVQTARDAVIQSIGAIRGRPGV, from the coding sequence ATGCAAGAACGGTCCGGTTTCCAGCTTCGCACCTTCGCGTTCATCGACCGCATGCAGCCGCAGTATGCGGCGTTCATGGGGACGATGATGAACGGCGACATGCCAACGGCGGGGCAGGCCGAACTGTACGTCGAAGTCGCCCCCGGCAACGCGATCTACCGGATCGCCGACATCGCCCTCAAATCAGCGGATGTGCGGCCGGGGATGCAGCTCGTGGAGCGGCAGTTCGGCATCCTCGAGCTGCACGCCCGCAGCCAAGAGGCAATCCGATCGGCGGCGGCGGCGATGCTTCAGGACCTCGGCCTGACCGAAGAAGACCGCTTGGCGGCGCAGATCGTCTCCTCCCAAGTGATCAGCAACGTCGACCCCTACCAAGCGCAGCTGGTCAACCAGATGCGGCGGGGCTCGATGATCGTGCCGGGCGAGGCGATGCTGGTCATGGAGATTGCGCCGGCAGGCTATGCCTGCATCGCGGCGAATGAGGCAGAGAAGGCCGCCGATATCAAGCTGGTCTCGATCAGCTCGATCGGGCCCGCCGGCCGTATCATCGTCTCCGGCACCGAGTCGCAGGTTCAAACTGCGCGCGATGCGGTGATACAATCGATTGGCGCAATCCGCGGGAGGCCGGGCGTCTAA
- a CDS encoding hydantoinase B/oxoprolinase family protein, whose product MTIDLIENALRNIRYEMDAVLFRTAMSPGIREQHDEFPLIANPEGKMVAGQFGSFIAGFLREYKGTIEEGDIFLLNDPYSCAGAISHLNDWLVLLPIYYEGQLVGWASMFGHLTDVGGAVPSSMPINARTIHSEGVIIKPFKLYKRGVLDEERLQMILDQVRLPEWNRSDLMGIVAACRMAERRIRELCARFGPDVYLRVLDALLERNYRAVRELIRRTIPETPQSFEDYVCDDGQGHGPYKIKCTVWREGDKAIFDWTGTDPQSPAAINFYLNVEMLKMFVGVYLIMVHDPQILFNDGYYDLIEVRIPEGSLLKPRYPAALSGRTHALGRVFDVFGGALGKSAPEFMTAAGFSTSPHLMYSGYDQNGEWVQLYQIGFGGVPGRPIGDGLDGHSLWPEFTNVPNEYLETYFPVVIEKYELVQDSGGAGKHRGGNGIDQVYRWLAAGEISIHDDRWLTYPWGVLGGKPGARGRKILVKPDGRQIPLPAKADHIAVEPGDELHFITWGGGGWGDPLERDPEAVRLDVIRGLVSEQKAQEEYGVVLYDEGWKIDYDATELLRAEMRATRGPLPTFDFGPPLEEILARCKEETGLEPPSPPVFHAHVAGAESVPVIGAR is encoded by the coding sequence GTGACGATCGACTTGATCGAGAACGCCCTGCGGAACATCCGCTACGAGATGGACGCGGTGCTCTTCCGCACCGCGATGTCGCCCGGCATCCGCGAGCAGCACGACGAGTTCCCGCTGATCGCTAACCCTGAGGGGAAGATGGTTGCCGGCCAGTTCGGCTCATTCATCGCCGGCTTCCTGCGCGAATACAAGGGCACGATCGAAGAGGGAGATATCTTTCTGCTGAACGACCCGTATTCGTGCGCGGGCGCGATCAGCCACCTGAACGACTGGCTGGTCCTGCTGCCGATCTACTACGAGGGACAGCTGGTCGGCTGGGCGAGCATGTTTGGCCACCTCACCGACGTCGGCGGTGCAGTGCCGAGCAGCATGCCGATCAACGCCCGGACAATCCACTCCGAAGGAGTGATCATCAAGCCGTTCAAGCTGTACAAGCGCGGCGTGCTGGATGAAGAGCGGCTGCAGATGATCCTCGATCAAGTGCGCCTGCCGGAGTGGAACCGCTCCGACTTGATGGGCATCGTCGCAGCCTGCCGCATGGCCGAACGGCGCATCCGCGAACTGTGCGCGCGCTTCGGCCCCGATGTCTACCTCCGGGTTCTCGATGCCTTGCTGGAGCGCAACTACCGCGCCGTGCGCGAACTGATCCGCCGAACGATCCCGGAGACCCCGCAAAGCTTCGAGGACTACGTCTGCGACGACGGGCAGGGGCATGGCCCCTACAAGATCAAGTGCACTGTCTGGCGCGAAGGCGACAAGGCGATCTTCGACTGGACGGGAACCGATCCCCAGTCGCCTGCCGCGATCAACTTCTACCTGAACGTCGAAATGTTGAAGATGTTTGTGGGCGTCTACCTGATCATGGTGCACGACCCGCAGATCCTCTTCAATGACGGCTACTACGACTTGATTGAAGTGCGCATTCCCGAAGGGTCGCTGCTGAAGCCGCGCTATCCCGCCGCACTCTCCGGCCGCACCCACGCGCTCGGGCGGGTCTTCGATGTCTTCGGCGGCGCGCTCGGCAAGAGCGCCCCCGAGTTTATGACTGCAGCCGGGTTCAGCACGAGCCCGCACCTGATGTACAGCGGGTATGACCAGAACGGCGAGTGGGTGCAGCTCTACCAGATCGGCTTCGGCGGCGTTCCCGGCCGCCCGATCGGCGACGGTCTCGACGGCCACAGCCTCTGGCCGGAGTTCACCAACGTTCCGAACGAATACCTCGAGACGTACTTCCCGGTCGTCATCGAGAAGTACGAACTGGTCCAAGACTCGGGCGGCGCGGGCAAGCATCGTGGCGGCAACGGGATCGACCAGGTGTACCGCTGGCTCGCCGCCGGCGAGATCTCGATCCACGACGACCGCTGGCTGACTTACCCATGGGGGGTCCTCGGCGGCAAGCCCGGCGCGCGCGGCCGCAAAATCCTCGTCAAGCCCGACGGCCGGCAGATCCCCTTGCCGGCAAAAGCCGACCACATCGCCGTCGAACCGGGTGATGAGCTGCATTTCATCACCTGGGGCGGCGGAGGCTGGGGCGACCCGCTCGAGCGCGACCCCGAAGCGGTTCGCCTCGATGTCATCCGCGGGCTCGTCTCGGAGCAGAAAGCGCAGGAGGAGTACGGCGTCGTTCTGTACGACGAAGGGTGGAAGATCGACTACGACGCGACAGAACTGCTCCGCGCCGAGATGCGGGCAACCCGCGGCCCGCTGCCGACCTTCGACTTCGGGCCGCCGCTCGAGGAGATCTTGGCGCGGTGCAAAGAAGAGACTGGGTTGGAGCCGCCATCTCCGCCGGTATTCCACGCCCATGTCGCGGGAGCAGAATCGGTTCCAGTTATCGGCGCTCGCTAG
- a CDS encoding Mrp/NBP35 family ATP-binding protein has protein sequence MSGTSQNPLREADVLRALSTVQEPELHKDLVTLNMVRNIRIDGGDVRFTVVLTTPACPLRERIEREARAAVAALPGVNSVTIDFSADVSRRFSRAEEPLLPGVRNVIAVASGKGGVGKSTVAVNLAIALAQAGARVGLLDADIHGPNVPLMMGIARQPVKGPNEKILPPVRYNVRVMSIAFFMTPDTPAIWRGPMVHSAIQQFLRDVEWGELDYLVIDLPPGTGDAALTVAQLLPSARAVIVTTPQDVALLDAGRSLAMFRRLNVPVLGIIENMSYFHCPHCGERTDIFGHGGGAAAAAAQGLKFLGAIAIDPAIRIGGDQGKPVTIAEPESATAASFREVAGQVAAAISVANATEEAPVIIN, from the coding sequence ATGTCCGGCACGTCCCAGAACCCCCTCCGCGAAGCGGACGTGCTCCGCGCGCTGAGCACTGTCCAAGAGCCGGAGCTGCACAAAGATCTCGTCACTCTCAATATGGTGCGGAACATCCGCATCGACGGCGGGGACGTTCGTTTTACTGTCGTCCTCACCACCCCCGCCTGCCCCCTCCGCGAGCGCATCGAACGCGAGGCGCGGGCGGCAGTGGCCGCCCTGCCCGGGGTGAACTCCGTCACGATCGACTTCTCTGCCGACGTCTCGCGCCGCTTCTCTCGCGCCGAAGAGCCGCTCCTCCCCGGCGTTCGAAACGTCATCGCGGTCGCGTCCGGCAAGGGGGGCGTCGGGAAGAGCACTGTCGCAGTCAACCTTGCTATCGCGCTGGCGCAGGCAGGAGCGCGCGTCGGGCTCCTCGATGCCGATATCCACGGCCCGAATGTCCCCCTGATGATGGGGATCGCCCGCCAGCCAGTGAAAGGGCCGAACGAGAAGATCCTGCCCCCGGTCCGCTACAACGTGCGGGTGATGTCGATCGCGTTCTTCATGACCCCCGACACTCCCGCAATCTGGCGCGGGCCGATGGTCCACTCCGCAATCCAGCAATTTCTGCGCGATGTTGAATGGGGCGAGTTGGACTATCTCGTGATCGACCTGCCGCCCGGCACGGGCGATGCCGCCTTGACGGTTGCCCAGCTTCTCCCCTCCGCGCGCGCCGTGATCGTCACAACGCCCCAAGATGTCGCTCTGCTCGATGCCGGCCGCTCGCTCGCGATGTTTCGCCGGCTGAATGTCCCCGTTCTCGGCATCATCGAAAACATGAGCTATTTCCATTGCCCGCACTGCGGCGAGCGGACAGATATCTTCGGCCACGGCGGCGGCGCTGCGGCTGCTGCGGCGCAGGGCTTGAAATTCCTCGGCGCGATCGCCATCGACCCAGCGATCCGGATTGGCGGCGACCAGGGCAAGCCCGTCACCATCGCCGAGCCGGAGAGCGCAACGGCCGCAAGCTTCCGCGAAGTCGCCGGTCAGGTCGCGGCGGCGATCTCGGTCGCGAACGCGACCGAAGAAGCGCCCGTCATCATCAACTAG
- a CDS encoding HEAT repeat domain-containing protein: protein MSIASLLTDIVADPKLSNYTRLQALSNLPEEQQREFAATWPTLPVERRRSIAAWLEELAEENVELNFEPIFVVLLDDPDPEVRQRAIDGLWESHDWSLVPRFIALLRHDPDPDVRAAAASALAKYELAVELDERKSRFGPEIDRALLECLANSTEAPHVRRRALEAISTRSLPEVPLAIIEARSSDIPELRLGAIYAMGRTCDERWLDDLLEALESSEPEVRFEALGALGELEAEAAVPNIAPLLEDEDTEVRLAAIDALGKIGGEEAKAILRRYADRPSPLQEAAIEALAEAEFRDNPLG, encoded by the coding sequence ATGAGCATTGCGAGCCTACTTACCGATATCGTCGCGGATCCGAAACTGTCGAACTACACGCGCCTGCAAGCGCTCTCGAATCTTCCTGAGGAGCAGCAGCGGGAGTTTGCGGCGACGTGGCCGACCCTTCCCGTTGAGCGCCGGCGATCGATAGCGGCGTGGCTCGAGGAGCTGGCAGAGGAGAACGTCGAGCTGAACTTTGAGCCGATCTTCGTCGTGCTGCTCGATGATCCGGACCCTGAGGTGCGGCAGAGGGCAATTGATGGGCTGTGGGAAAGCCACGACTGGTCGTTGGTGCCGCGGTTCATCGCCCTCCTCCGCCACGACCCCGATCCGGATGTCCGCGCTGCTGCGGCGAGCGCTTTAGCAAAGTACGAACTGGCGGTCGAACTGGACGAACGCAAGAGCCGCTTCGGCCCGGAGATAGACCGTGCCCTCTTGGAATGTCTTGCCAACTCGACCGAAGCCCCCCATGTTCGCCGCCGCGCTTTGGAGGCGATCAGCACGCGCTCGCTGCCCGAAGTTCCGCTCGCCATTATTGAGGCGCGCTCCAGCGATATCCCTGAACTGCGGCTTGGCGCGATCTATGCGATGGGCCGCACCTGTGATGAGCGATGGCTTGATGACCTGCTCGAAGCGCTGGAGAGCAGCGAGCCGGAGGTGCGGTTTGAGGCGCTTGGGGCGCTCGGCGAACTCGAGGCGGAAGCAGCGGTGCCGAACATCGCTCCGCTGCTTGAAGATGAAGACACAGAGGTCCGGCTCGCGGCCATCGACGCTCTCGGCAAGATCGGCGGCGAGGAGGCGAAAGCGATCCTGCGCCGCTATGCGGACCGGCCTTCGCCGCTGCAGGAGGCGGCGATCGAGGCGCTCGCCGAGGCGGAATTTCGAGACAACCCGCTGGGCTGA
- a CDS encoding RNA polymerase sigma factor, which yields MPEEPAAHIEESFEAIFERFQTPIYNYILRMMGNPEDASDLTQEAFLKAYQALPKLSGEVNLSAWLYRIATNTCLDELRRRRLLKWQPLETFLAAFHPKQVASDDPERETLRSEESALVQRALDRLPPKYRACLLLREYHDLSCEEIGAVIGVSRSAVKSLLFRAREEFRRVWTALEREAVAPPRGSEV from the coding sequence ATGCCGGAGGAACCGGCGGCGCATATCGAGGAATCGTTCGAAGCGATCTTCGAACGGTTCCAGACGCCAATCTACAACTATATCTTGCGGATGATGGGCAATCCGGAAGACGCGAGCGACCTCACCCAGGAAGCGTTCCTCAAGGCGTATCAGGCGCTTCCGAAACTGTCGGGCGAGGTCAATCTGAGTGCTTGGCTCTACCGGATTGCGACCAACACCTGCCTCGACGAGCTCCGGCGGCGCAGACTTCTCAAATGGCAGCCGCTGGAGACTTTCCTGGCCGCATTTCATCCGAAGCAGGTGGCGAGCGATGACCCGGAGCGGGAGACCCTGCGCAGCGAAGAGAGCGCGCTCGTGCAGCGGGCGCTCGATCGTCTTCCCCCGAAGTACCGGGCCTGTCTTCTGCTGCGCGAGTATCACGACCTGTCGTGTGAGGAGATCGGAGCCGTGATCGGCGTATCGCGGTCTGCGGTGAAGTCGCTGCTCTTTCGAGCGCGAGAGGAGTTCCGCCGTGTCTGGACCGCCCTCGAGCGGGAGGCGGTCGCGCCGCCCCGAGGGTCGGAGGTCTAG
- a CDS encoding cellulase family glycosylhydrolase gives MAPRSLRVPALARSAAAFLVLLGSLLFDPGSPPSAHAAARYSATPDGRLVGPDGKPFFMLGFNYEGPLDRAWKMWEDRNWDPARIDADLGRAARIGLNTVRMFIQAPLPREIEAGNFKKLDTFLDLAAKHRLAVIVTLYDYNEDDLTKVASVAQKIAERYRNRPEILAYDLKNEPKYANLVLARYPAGVTPPLLTGALIAHYGERMPLAEADSWREGAGKALSPARFTREQVYWQANNYKLYLEFLADAATWTAKGEERSTGDYLDSPESGKWKPFLAAYSATLAAWLAPQIAAIRSADPTRLVTVGYNDPILAKLPANEPLTLLSMHRYPATTLKSVRANLLVLESMRRSFPGRPIALTEFGWSTAEVDPHDSAVLETATWLSLWHAGHAGGLKWMLDDLPPVGNPREDHFGFFRTDGTPKPIVTATMALAAYLLRGERKPGDLLLEAEGAGLRYRYTSANLAFYGGRQVGDQRLTAKSASTTQVFLAWNDHLRGRVTAPTDLEIAVSRFTGAPLDPAAVVQRSGAPVSARRQGERLLFSADPGAEFRVLPPFAGLESRIQIVWPHGNAPVTQASRANVGVYLFEKGSKRIACPADPNAVVRLWRSVNAGIEEPIATGVRRTERVGEMLFPSWAFNDIDVSPARDPATKIFFRVSVDGTAASSNVWSHGADARTIFPQPDVPTGAEGIPSAVDAKIQIVWPHGNAPVAAATKANIAAYLFHRGTGMSVGLDWSPTVRLWRAVGSASFEAVATGIRTTQQAGGVTFPVWVFNDIDVSPARNPSIPVYFRVTVDGVDSRSNIWSHAADARTIFPQPDIPTDVLNCE, from the coding sequence ATGGCGCCTCGCTCTCTACGCGTTCCCGCACTCGCTCGGAGTGCTGCGGCATTCCTCGTGCTTCTTGGAAGCCTTCTCTTCGACCCCGGCTCTCCCCCTTCGGCACACGCGGCGGCGCGCTACAGCGCAACCCCCGACGGCCGACTTGTCGGCCCAGACGGCAAGCCGTTTTTCATGCTCGGCTTCAACTACGAAGGCCCGCTCGACCGCGCCTGGAAGATGTGGGAAGACCGCAATTGGGACCCTGCCCGGATCGACGCCGATCTCGGCCGCGCGGCGCGGATCGGGCTGAACACCGTCCGGATGTTCATTCAGGCGCCGCTGCCGCGGGAAATCGAGGCAGGCAACTTCAAGAAGCTCGACACCTTTCTCGACCTCGCGGCAAAGCACCGGCTTGCCGTTATCGTCACGCTGTATGACTACAACGAGGACGACCTGACCAAAGTGGCGAGCGTTGCCCAGAAGATCGCGGAACGGTATCGAAATCGACCGGAGATCCTCGCCTACGACCTGAAAAACGAGCCCAAGTACGCCAACCTTGTGCTCGCTCGCTACCCTGCCGGGGTCACGCCGCCGCTCCTGACCGGAGCATTAATTGCCCACTACGGGGAGCGGATGCCACTGGCCGAGGCCGACTCGTGGCGCGAAGGAGCCGGCAAAGCGCTTTCGCCGGCGCGGTTCACGCGCGAGCAGGTCTACTGGCAGGCCAATAACTACAAGCTGTACCTCGAATTCCTCGCCGACGCCGCGACGTGGACGGCGAAAGGCGAAGAGCGCTCCACCGGCGACTACCTCGACTCTCCTGAGTCGGGGAAGTGGAAGCCGTTTCTCGCCGCCTATTCCGCCACCCTTGCCGCGTGGCTCGCGCCGCAGATCGCGGCGATCCGGTCAGCCGACCCGACCCGCCTCGTGACGGTCGGCTATAACGACCCGATCCTGGCCAAGCTTCCCGCAAACGAGCCCCTCACTCTCCTCTCGATGCACCGCTACCCCGCAACGACCCTGAAAAGCGTTCGGGCAAACCTCCTCGTCCTAGAGAGCATGCGGCGCTCCTTTCCAGGACGTCCCATCGCGCTGACCGAGTTTGGATGGAGCACCGCGGAGGTGGACCCGCACGACTCGGCGGTGCTGGAGACAGCGACTTGGCTCTCTCTCTGGCACGCCGGCCATGCTGGGGGACTGAAATGGATGCTGGATGACCTCCCGCCGGTCGGCAACCCGAGAGAGGACCACTTCGGCTTCTTCCGCACCGACGGCACGCCGAAGCCGATCGTCACCGCGACCATGGCGCTTGCCGCCTATCTCCTGCGCGGGGAGCGGAAGCCTGGCGACCTTCTCCTCGAGGCTGAGGGCGCGGGACTGCGCTACCGCTATACCTCGGCGAACCTCGCCTTCTACGGCGGCAGGCAAGTCGGCGATCAGCGGCTCACCGCCAAGTCAGCGTCGACGACCCAAGTCTTTCTCGCATGGAACGACCATCTCCGAGGGCGGGTTACCGCGCCGACCGACCTCGAGATCGCGGTCTCCCGCTTCACCGGGGCCCCTCTCGACCCCGCAGCAGTCGTCCAGCGCAGCGGCGCGCCGGTGAGCGCGCGGCGGCAGGGCGAACGGCTGCTCTTCAGCGCCGACCCGGGCGCGGAATTCCGGGTCCTGCCGCCGTTCGCTGGCCTCGAAAGCCGCATCCAGATCGTTTGGCCCCACGGCAACGCGCCGGTCACCCAAGCGTCGCGAGCGAATGTCGGTGTCTATCTCTTTGAGAAGGGGAGCAAGCGCATTGCCTGCCCCGCTGATCCGAATGCGGTCGTGCGGCTGTGGCGCTCGGTCAATGCCGGGATCGAAGAGCCGATCGCGACCGGAGTGCGCCGAACGGAGCGGGTCGGGGAGATGCTCTTCCCCAGCTGGGCGTTCAATGACATCGACGTCAGCCCTGCGCGCGACCCCGCGACGAAGATCTTCTTCCGAGTTTCGGTCGATGGCACGGCAGCGTCGAGCAATGTCTGGAGCCATGGCGCAGACGCGCGGACGATTTTTCCCCAGCCCGACGTGCCGACCGGCGCCGAGGGGATACCGTCGGCGGTCGACGCCAAGATCCAGATCGTCTGGCCGCACGGCAACGCCCCCGTCGCCGCGGCGACGAAAGCGAACATTGCGGCCTATCTCTTCCATCGCGGCACTGGGATGTCGGTTGGGCTGGACTGGAGCCCGACCGTCCGGCTGTGGCGAGCAGTCGGCTCCGCGTCTTTCGAGGCAGTGGCGACCGGCATTCGCACGACGCAGCAGGCCGGCGGGGTGACGTTTCCGGTCTGGGTATTCAATGATATCGATGTCAGCCCAGCACGAAATCCGTCGATCCCGGTCTACTTCCGCGTGACAGTTGACGGCGTCGACAGTCGGAGCAACATCTGGTCCCACGCCGCCGACGCCCGAACGATCTTTCCGCAGCCAGATATTCCCACCGACGTTCTGAACTGCGAGTGA
- a CDS encoding alpha/beta hydrolase, with amino-acid sequence MQRRVIIVLGTATLLCGGVGLALRFVLPPGPMPEATAATRSDERVLVLRKSWWEFQPAAGNPRAGLIFYPGAFVDPVAYAPAARALAERGYFVALVPMPLGIPLLGVDRAAAVIAANPAVPAWAVGGHSLGGVAASAFTLRNPDRVAGLVLWASYPNQSDDLSRLPLEVVSVYGELDPLSAPERVRASQAQLPPTTQFVEIRGGNHAQFGWYGEQFRDRPALISRDEQQRQAIAATEQMLSALARSRGP; translated from the coding sequence ATGCAGCGACGGGTCATCATCGTTCTGGGCACGGCGACCCTCCTCTGCGGCGGAGTGGGGCTCGCGCTTCGCTTCGTTCTGCCCCCCGGCCCGATGCCGGAGGCGACCGCAGCGACCCGCTCCGATGAGCGCGTGCTCGTTCTCCGGAAAAGCTGGTGGGAATTCCAGCCGGCGGCGGGGAACCCGCGGGCAGGTCTCATCTTCTATCCCGGCGCCTTCGTTGACCCCGTCGCCTATGCGCCGGCAGCCCGCGCCCTTGCCGAGCGGGGCTACTTCGTCGCGCTCGTGCCAATGCCGCTCGGTATCCCGCTCCTCGGCGTCGACCGCGCTGCCGCCGTCATCGCCGCCAACCCCGCCGTTCCGGCATGGGCTGTCGGCGGCCATTCCCTCGGCGGCGTCGCAGCGTCTGCCTTCACCTTGCGCAATCCCGACCGCGTGGCGGGACTGGTGCTGTGGGCATCGTATCCCAATCAATCCGATGATCTCTCCCGGCTTCCGCTCGAAGTGGTCTCGGTGTATGGAGAGCTCGACCCGCTCAGCGCTCCGGAGCGTGTCCGTGCCTCACAGGCGCAGCTGCCGCCGACAACGCAGTTCGTCGAAATTCGGGGAGGCAATCACGCCCAGTTTGGGTGGTATGGGGAACAGTTCCGCGACCGGCCCGCGCTCATCAGCAGGGACGAGCAGCAGCGCCAGGCGATCGCTGCCACCGAACAAATGCTCAGCGCGCTAGCGCGCAGTCGCGGCCCTTAG
- a CDS encoding glycosyltransferase, giving the protein MTSPALPVSVLLCVYTEARWNDMLAAIDSVRRQTLAPQEIVVIVDHNPALAERLRAAVSDVRVIENEEAAGLSGARNTGVRAARSDLVAFLDDDATAAPDWLEQMSRHLTDPRVLGVGSRVEPRWSAAPPQWFPEEFFWVVGCSYRGLPEQTAVVRNPFGGAMCIRKEAVFETGGFRTGIGRNSQRPMGCEETEFAIRATQRWPDRVFLYEPRAVIFHTVPPQRTRFRYFLARCYFEGVSKASMMSEVGAAAGLSEERSYTLRVLPAGVLRGLADGARTRSLAGPAKAAAIIAGFAATVAGFLVESARQRWEALRARLRPSFA; this is encoded by the coding sequence ATGACCTCTCCTGCACTTCCCGTCTCCGTTCTCCTTTGCGTCTATACCGAGGCCCGCTGGAACGACATGCTCGCGGCCATCGACTCCGTGCGGCGACAGACGCTGGCGCCTCAGGAGATCGTCGTTATCGTCGACCACAATCCTGCCCTTGCGGAACGGCTCCGCGCGGCGGTTTCTGACGTTCGAGTGATTGAGAATGAAGAAGCGGCAGGGCTTTCCGGTGCGCGCAATACCGGCGTTCGGGCGGCGCGCTCTGACCTCGTCGCATTTTTGGATGATGACGCCACCGCAGCTCCCGATTGGCTGGAGCAGATGAGCCGCCACCTCACCGACCCGCGCGTGCTCGGGGTCGGGAGCCGGGTTGAGCCCCGGTGGAGTGCTGCGCCGCCGCAGTGGTTTCCGGAAGAGTTCTTCTGGGTCGTTGGGTGCAGCTACCGCGGCCTGCCCGAACAGACTGCCGTCGTGCGCAATCCCTTCGGCGGAGCGATGTGCATCCGCAAGGAGGCGGTCTTCGAAACGGGCGGCTTCCGGACCGGGATCGGCCGCAACTCCCAACGTCCGATGGGCTGTGAGGAGACCGAATTCGCTATCCGCGCGACCCAACGCTGGCCGGACCGCGTCTTTCTCTACGAGCCTCGTGCGGTCATCTTCCATACGGTGCCGCCGCAGCGCACGCGCTTCCGCTACTTTCTTGCGCGCTGCTACTTCGAGGGAGTCTCGAAGGCGTCGATGATGAGCGAAGTTGGCGCGGCTGCCGGGCTGTCGGAGGAACGGAGCTACACGTTGCGCGTGCTGCCGGCTGGCGTCCTCCGCGGGCTGGCCGACGGCGCGCGGACGCGCTCACTTGCGGGGCCGGCGAAAGCCGCCGCCATCATCGCAGGCTTTGCCGCGACGGTGGCCGGCTTTCTCGTCGAAAGCGCTCGCCAACGCTGGGAAGCGCTGCGCGCGCGGCTGCGGCCGAGTTTTGCCTAG
- a CDS encoding polysaccharide deacetylase family protein has product MALAVDRPKPDGARDRCVTRSVPILMYHSIDRSSSPAFRSFVVSPDRFNEQMAVISSQGYQAVTVSDLVRSRRGGRALPPKPVVITFDDGFADFSRYALPVLSRYGLTATLYLVTGAIGGQARWLAPEGEADRRMLSWAEVREIAQAGIECGAHTVTHPRLDALPRTQAAAEIRWSKATIEDRLGKECATFAYPYGLYDPSLRRLVRRAGFTSACAVRYGVSGLADDLFALRRLKVGPDTGGAALARLLEASEHAHWRSVDFWRSLLYRHFRRVIMPVVRRTKQKGHA; this is encoded by the coding sequence ATGGCACTGGCTGTCGACCGGCCCAAGCCGGACGGTGCGCGCGACCGCTGCGTGACGAGAAGCGTGCCTATCTTGATGTATCACAGCATCGACCGGTCGAGTTCGCCAGCCTTCCGGTCGTTCGTCGTCTCGCCGGACCGGTTCAATGAGCAGATGGCGGTCATCTCGTCGCAGGGCTATCAGGCGGTCACCGTGTCGGACCTCGTCCGCTCGCGGCGGGGAGGGCGCGCGCTGCCTCCCAAACCAGTAGTCATTACGTTCGACGATGGCTTTGCCGACTTCTCTCGGTACGCGCTGCCGGTCCTCTCTCGCTACGGGCTGACGGCGACGCTCTATCTCGTCACCGGTGCCATCGGCGGTCAGGCGCGGTGGCTTGCTCCGGAGGGCGAGGCTGACCGCCGGATGCTCAGCTGGGCGGAGGTGCGCGAGATCGCCCAAGCCGGCATCGAATGTGGCGCGCACACTGTCACTCATCCGAGGCTCGATGCGCTGCCGCGCACGCAGGCGGCTGCCGAAATTCGCTGGAGCAAAGCGACGATCGAAGACCGACTCGGGAAGGAATGCGCGACCTTCGCCTACCCCTATGGATTGTATGACCCGAGCCTGCGCAGGCTTGTCCGTCGCGCCGGCTTCACCTCTGCCTGCGCGGTCCGATACGGCGTCAGCGGACTGGCCGACGACCTGTTTGCCCTCCGCCGGCTGAAGGTCGGACCCGACACTGGCGGCGCAGCGCTTGCGCGTCTGCTCGAGGCTTCTGAGCACGCCCACTGGCGCAGTGTCGACTTCTGGCGGTCGCTTCTCTATCGTCACTTCCGACGCGTTATCATGCCGGTAGTGCGGCGGACGAAGCAGAAAGGACATGCATGA